One window of Centropristis striata isolate RG_2023a ecotype Rhode Island chromosome 23, C.striata_1.0, whole genome shotgun sequence genomic DNA carries:
- the zic4 gene encoding zinc finger protein ZIC 4: MSVDALGSPVMDPTFSKRNTALRLVDLAGAHHHHHHHHHTPQSVTGFPGFSSHPHSMAHSHPGEITAEPRLGPSPFGPEHMGHSAALKISPAHHYPHHHHHHHNHHMAGHSEVVSSQTGAFGPVQATSVPYSMSHTAQALSAGRDFLIRRDLTAQAMPVLTDQTAGSASHHGMFVSTTGSYPGHYGHHPDAGNHTLFSGLHHDQPSSGSPGGQALNGQIRLGLPGEMYVRSDHLSQVASSRADPFSASPLHGYGGLNLNMNLSAHHHHHHHGAGAFFRYMRQPIKQELICKWLEPEHSPKKLCSKTYSTMHELVTHVTVEHVGGPEQANHICFWEECPREGKPFKAKYKLVNHIRVHTGEKPFPCPFPGCGKVFARSENLKIHKRTHTGEKPFKCEFDGCDRRFANSSDRKKHSHVHTSDKPYNCKVRGCDKSYTHPSSLRKHMKVHCKSPPPSSGYESSTPSLVSPSSDLGREPGGSSVLSEPVGASQPANLSEWYVCHSSGASGAQTPPSGPSTPDPTDEPPYRNPEPRDAF, from the exons ATGAGCGTGGATGCATTGGGAAGCCCCGTGATGGACCCTACGTTTTCCAAACGGAACACGGCGCTGAGATTAGTTGACTTGGCAGGGGctcaccaccatcaccatcatcaccaccatACCCCTCAGAGCGTGACAGGCTTCCCGGGGTTCAGCAGCCATCCACACTCAATGGCTCACTCGCACCCTGGGGAGATTACTGCGGAACCCCGCCTGGGGCCGAGTCCATTCGGGCCAGAACACATGGGGCACTCCGCGGCCCTCAAAATCAGCCCAGCCCATCATTATccccaccaccatcaccaccaccacaatCATCATATGGCAGGCCACAGTGAAGTGGTCTCCAGTCAAACGGGAGCTTTTGGCCCGGTTCAGGCGACATCGGTGCCCTATTCTATGTCTCACACGGCCCAGGCTTTATCCGCAGGTAGGGATTTCCTCATCCGGAGAGATCTGACAGCTCAAGCCATGCCAGTACTGACTGACCAGACTGCTGGTTCAGCCTCTCACCACGGAATGTTTGTCTCAACAACAGGTAGCTATCCCGGACACTATGGTCATCACCCTGACGCTGGGAACCATACCCTCTTCTCCGGACTCCATCACGACCAGCCTTCTAGCGGATCACCGGGTGGCCAAGCGCTGAATGGACAAATAAGGTTAGGACTACCTGGAGAAATGTACGTTAGGTCTGATCACTTGAGTCAAGTGGCAAGCTCCAGGGCTGATCCGTTCTCCGCCTCGCCGTTGCATGGCTACGGTGGTCTGAATCTGAACATGAATCTCAGCgctcaccaccaccaccaccaccacggaGCCGGTGCCTTTTTCCGCTACATGAGGCAGCCGATAAAGCAAGAGCTCATCTGCAAGTGGCTGGAGCCGGAGCACTCGCCGAAGAAACTTTGCTCCAAAACTTACAGCACCATGCATGAACTGGTAACGCATGTAACGGTGGAGCACGTTGGAGGACCAGAGCAGGCGAACCATATATGTTTTTGGGAAGAGTGTCCGAGGGAAGGCAAACCATTTAAAGCCAAGTACAAACTTGTAAATCACATTCGAGTGCACACCGGGGAGAAACCGTTTCCGTGCCCGTTCCCTGGCTGTGGGAAAGTGTTCGCAAGATCCGAGAATCTTAAGATCCACAAAAGGACGCACACAG GTGAAAAGCCCTTCAAATGTGAGTTTGACGGCTGCGACAGACGCTTCGCCAACAGCAGTGACCGGAAAAAGCACTCCCACGTCCACACCAGCGATAAGCCCTACAACTGCAAAGTGAGAGGCTGTGATAAGTCCTACACACACCCCAGCTCCCTGAGGAAACACATGAAGGTGCACTGCAAGTCCCCCCCACCCAGTTCGGGCTACGAGTCCTCCACCCCGTCCCTGGTCTCCCCCTCCTCAGACTTGGGCCGGGAGCCAGGAGGCTCCTCGGTGCTGTCGGAGCCGGTGGGAGCCTCCCAGCCCGCGAATTTAAGTGAATGGTACGTGTGCCACAGTTCAGGTGCCAGCGGCGCCCAAACACCACCCAGCGGGCCCTCTACGCCAGACCCCACAGACGAGCCACCTTACAGAAACCCAGAACCGAGGGACGCGTTTTAA
- the zic1 gene encoding zinc finger protein ZIC 1: MLLDAGPQYPTIGVTTFGSSRHHSTGEVTEREVALGINPFADGMGAFKINHSSHDIGSGQTAFSSQAPGYAAAALGHHHHPTHVGSYSTAAFNSTRDFLFRNRGFGDATGAQHSLFASGSFAGPHGHSDAAGHLLFPGLHEQAASHASSNVVNSQMRLGFSGDMYGRADQYGHVTSPRSDHYASTQLHGYGPMNMNMAAHHGAGAFFRYMRQPIKQELICKWIEPEQLTNPKKSCNKTFSTMHELVTHLTVEHVGGPEQTNHICFWEDCAREGKPFKAKYKLVNHIRVHTGEKPFPCPFPGCGKVFARSENLKIHKRTHTGEKPFKCEFEGCDRRFANSSDRKKHMHVHTSDKPYLCKMCDKSYTHPSSLRKHMKVHESTNPAPQPSPAASSGYESSTPPTIVSPSTENQSSSSISPAASAVHHTTSHSTLSSNFNEWYV; this comes from the exons ATGCTCTTGGACGCAGGACCGCAGTATCCCACCATAGGAGTCACTACTTTCGGCTCCTCACGGCATCACTCAACAGGCGAAGTCACAGAGAGAGAAGTGGCGTTGGGGATAAATCCGTTCGCGGATGGGATGggcgccttcaaaataaaccaCAGCTCCCACGATATTGGCTCCGGACAGACGGCGTTTTCCTCCCAGGCGCCCGGCTACGCAGCAGCCGCCCTGGGACACCATCACCACCCGACCCACGTTGGCTCTTACTCCACGGCGGCTTTCAACTCCACCAGGGACTTTCTCTTCAGAAATCGGGGTTTTGGAGACGCCACCGGGGCTCAGCACAGTTTGTTCGCCTCCGGAAGTTTCGCAGGGCCACATGGACACTCAGATGCAGCGGGGCACCTGCTCTTCCCAGGGCTCCACGAGCAAGCGGCGAGCCATGCGTCTTCCAACGTGGTCAACAGCCAGATGCGGCTGGGCTTCTCGGGGGACATGTACGGACGCGCCGACCAGTACGGCCACGTTACGAGCCCGCGGTCCGACCACTACGCTTCGACCCAGCTGCACGGCTACGGCCCCATGAACATGAATATGGCCGCGCACCACGGAGCTGGGGCCTTCTTTCGATACATGAGGCAGCCGATCAAGCAAGAGCTCATCTGCAAGTGGATCGAGCCGGAGCAGCTGACGAACCCCAAAAAGTCGtgcaacaaaacttttagcACGATGCACGAGCTCGTGACCCATCTGACGGTGGAGCATGTGGGGGGACCGGAGCAGACCAACCACATCTGCTTCTGGGAGGACTGCGCCAGAGAAGGAAAGCCATTCAAAGCCAAATACAAACTTGTAAATCATATCAGAGTACACACCGGAGAAAAGCCCTTTCCGTGTCCGTTCCCCGGCTGTGGCAAAGTATTTGCTCGATCGGAAAATCtaaaaattcacaaaaggaCTCACACCG GTGAGAAGCCTTTTAAGTGTGAGTTTGAAGGCTGCGACAGGCGATTTGCAAACAGCAGTGACCGCAAGAAACACATGCACGTCCACACGTCGGACAAGCCCTATCTGTGCAAAATGTGCGACAAGTCATACACACACCCCAGCTCCCTCCGAAAACACATGAAg GTCCACGAATCCACCAATCCAGCACCGCAGCCATCTCCAGCGGCCAGTTCAGGGTACGAGTCGTCCACGCCTCCCACTATAGTATCACCGTCCACAGAGAACCAGAGCAGCAGCTCCATATCACCAGCAGCCTCAGCAGTACACCACACAACCAGCCACAGCACGCTGTCGTCAAATTTCAATGAATGGTACGTGTAA